The following are encoded in a window of Phragmites australis chromosome 22, lpPhrAust1.1, whole genome shotgun sequence genomic DNA:
- the LOC133905375 gene encoding scarecrow-like protein 3, with protein sequence MALGAGAAGGGPSRAADVVAGRFDDDNRCFARIVGLASVADGPLQRLAVIMADGLVRRLLRLTAGINRQQGSDRPLLVRRLNPGSGSNSCANPWQQPPRLSGGSPDLRITVVHDDGTFLANMSALLRKKAEALDMAFSFHGFLGRLETLDFSNLLDALGIRSGYARVFSCALQMHLLLAVMTRPAAGGLVPGSEKLRPVRHGDDQDEPPPQPKDAVAPLRTGAAVPAVDHPALLTSFLSAVRALSPKVVAVMEQEASHNGLDIMARFEEALHYYAALFEVE encoded by the exons ATGGCCTtgggagcaggagcagcaggaggaggcccTAGCCGCGCGGCCGACGTTGTGGCGGGGCGCTTCGACGACGACAACCGGTGCTTCGCGCGCATCGTGGGCCTCGCCTCCGTCGCCGACGGCCCGCTGCAGCGGCTCGCCGTGATCATGGCCGACGGCCTGgtgcgccgcctcctccgcctcacCGCGGGCATCAACAGACAACAGGGCTCTGATCGACCCCTCCTC GTCCGGCGGCTCAACCCTGGCAGTGGCTCAAACTCATGCGCGAACCCCTGGCAGCAGCCTCCACGGCTGTCCGGAGGGAGCCCGGATCTCCGCATCACCGTCGTCCACGACGACGGGACTTTCTTGGCCAACATGTCGGCGTTGCTCCGCAAGAAAGCCGAGGCCCTAGACATGGCGTTCTCGTTCCACGGTTTCTTAGGCCGGCTCGAGACCTTGGACTTCAGCAATCTTCTCGACGCCCTCGGGATAAGATCGGGATACGCGCGTGTCTTCAGCTGCGCGCTGCAGATGCACCTCCTCCTCGCGGTCATGACACG TCCAGCAGCTGGAGGCCTTGTGCCCGGGAGCGAGAAGCTTCGTCCAGTACGTCATGGAGATGATCAAGATGAACCTCCACCCCAGCCCAAAGACGCCGTTGCCCCCCTTCGCACAGGCGCCGCTGTCCCCGCAGTGGATCATCCCGCGCTACTGACGAGCTTCCTGTCCGCGGTGCGCGCGCTGTCGCCGAAGGTAGTGGCCGTCATGGAGCAGGAAGCCAGCCACAATGGGCTGGACATCATGGCGCGGTTCGAGGAGGCGCTCCACTACTACGCCGCGCTGTTCGAAGTC GAATAA